The genomic stretch ACTAACACCATGCAGGAGCATCTTCCAACCCGGCGGCTGCTCCGTGCAGCACCCGGTCATGCAATGCGTACAGATCAAGCCAATGGATCCAAAAGTGGGCGACTCGGGCGCAACACAGCGCTTTCGTGTAGTATTGAGTGACATTCGCAACTTCATCCAGACAATGATTGCGACGTGTAAGTCACGCCCGGATAAGACGACCATGTAGCTGACATGTCTGCAGCTGCCAATAATGTTGTCATGTCCGGACAGCTCAGGAAAGGCTCCATTGTACGACTGCTAAAATATAACCCCCAGCGTGTCAAGGAAAAAAAGTGCGTACACTCTGCAATTCCCCCAAGCACAGCTCTGACATATGCTCAGCATCTTGATCATCATGGACCTCGAGGTTCTCTCCCAGTACGGTGAGCTCGAAAAGATTGGACAGCCCGAAGCTCTAGAAAACAGGCCTGCCGATCAACAGCCTACCGCTATTTCAGGCAACAACTTTTACGGATCGAAGCCTGCGCCCGCGCCTGCAGCACAAGCCCAACGCTCGCTTCCCACCCACCAGAGTAACCCTGGCACTGTCTCACATCCTAACCTCTACCCCATCGAATCCCTGTCGCAATACGCACACAAGTGGACCATTCGCGCCCGTTGCACCGCCAAGAGCGATATGAAGGAATGGACAAACGCAAAGGGAGCCGGCAAGCTATTCAGCGTCAACTTACTAGACGATACTGGCGAGATTCGGGCTACCGCCTTCACCGAAGTCGCTGATAAACTCTACCCCGTCTTCGAAGTGGGTACCGTCTACTACGTCTCAGCCCCCTGCCGGGTTACGCTGGCGAAGAAGCAATTTTCCAATCTGCCCAACGACTACGAACTGCAATTCGAGCGCGACACGGAAGTCGAAAAGGCAGAAGATCAGGAGAACAAGCCACAAATACGTTTCAACTTCACCAAGATTGGCGATTTGAGCTCCGTCGAGAAAGACACTACCATTGACACGATTGGCGTGTTGAAGGAAGTTGCCGACGTCACCACCATAACGTCAAAGACGACCAACAAGGACTTCAGCAAGCGGGAGTTGACCTTGGCAGATGATAGTCAAACATCCGTCAGACTGACCATCTGGGGCAAGACTGCAGAAAGCTTCGACGC from Pyrenophora tritici-repentis strain M4 chromosome 1, whole genome shotgun sequence encodes the following:
- a CDS encoding RFA1, Single-stranded DNA-binding replication protein A (RPA), whose translation is MAEEAITQGAIQSIFQPGGCSVQHPVMQCVQIKPMDPKVGDSGATQRFRVVLSDIRNFIQTMIATSANNVVMSGQLRKGSIVRLLKYNPQRVKEKNILIIMDLEVLSQYGELEKIGQPEALENRPADQQPTAISGNNFYGSKPAPAPAAQAQRSLPTHQSNPGTVSHPNLYPIESLSQYAHKWTIRARCTAKSDMKEWTNAKGAGKLFSVNLLDDTGEIRATAFTEVADKLYPVFEVGTVYYVSAPCRVTLAKKQFSNLPNDYELQFERDTEVEKAEDQENKPQIRFNFTKIGDLSSVEKDTTIDTIGVLKEVADVTTITSKTTNKDFSKRELTLADDSQTSVRLTIWGKTAESFDAPLESIIAFKGVKVSDFGGRSLSLLSSGSMMIDPDIDEAHRLRGWFDAVGQTTTFSTHQNMASAAGGSKNDAKIISAIIEEEAYLQDTPTYMSLRASVLYVKNTTVAYPACSTQGCNKKVIEDNPGSWWCEKCQASFPEPQYRYVLSVNVGDHTGTLWLSCFDEAGAEIVGMPANEAMKLKVDDEENGTTNFMTAMQEATCKTFNFRVRAKMETYQDQPKPRYQVLGLHKLNYAQEANKLAQLIKQYDLNEDSLFVN